The Pseudomonas sp. G2-4 genome window below encodes:
- a CDS encoding DUF6021 family protein, producing the protein MAESKTPTGPHSSEHSSGDDDLGFDPDSPDLGDPQVDPVGPAKAPRDKEKQEESPSKAYDPLGDLKP; encoded by the coding sequence ATGGCAGAGTCGAAAACACCTACGGGGCCGCATTCTTCCGAGCATTCATCGGGTGATGATGATTTGGGGTTTGATCCTGATTCTCCGGATCTCGGCGATCCACAAGTCGATCCGGTCGGGCCGGCCAAGGCGCCTCGGGATAAGGAAAAGCAGGAGGAGTCCCCGTCCAAGGCTTATGACCCGCTTGGTGATCTAAAGCCTTGA
- the sstT gene encoding serine/threonine transporter SstT codes for MTAVSPSLLQRLKRTGLVTQIVIGLIAGIILAWLAPDLAKSTAFIGTVFVSALKAVAPILVFVLVMASIANHKHGQETHIRPILFLYLLGTFAAAVVAVVASTLFPSSLVLTTHEVAVTAPGGIGEVLQSLALSVVDNPVNALMKANFIGILAWAIGMGIAIRHAGETTRTVLGDLSNGVTLIVRLVIRFAPLGIFGLVASTLATSGFGALLGYLHLLTVLIGCMLFVALVINPLIVFWKLRRNPYPLVFTCLRESGITAFFTRSSAANIPVNLELSKRLGLHEDTYSVSIPLGATINMAGAAITITVLTLAAVHTLGITVDVPTAVLLSVVAAICACGASGVAGGSLLLIPLACSLFGIPSEIAMQVVAVGFIIGVVQDSAETALNSSTDVLFTAAACLGEEEKLARTA; via the coding sequence ATGACTGCCGTGTCCCCTTCTCTCTTGCAACGCCTCAAACGCACCGGTCTGGTGACACAGATCGTCATCGGTCTGATCGCCGGTATTATCCTGGCGTGGCTGGCGCCGGACCTGGCGAAGTCCACCGCCTTCATCGGCACCGTCTTCGTGTCCGCGCTCAAGGCCGTGGCTCCGATCCTGGTGTTCGTATTGGTCATGGCGTCGATCGCCAACCACAAGCATGGTCAGGAAACCCATATCCGGCCGATCCTGTTCCTGTACCTGCTGGGTACCTTTGCTGCTGCGGTCGTCGCGGTGGTCGCCAGTACGCTGTTCCCGTCGAGCCTGGTGTTGACGACCCATGAAGTGGCTGTCACTGCACCCGGTGGCATTGGTGAGGTATTGCAGTCGTTGGCGTTGAGCGTGGTGGACAACCCCGTCAACGCGCTGATGAAAGCCAACTTCATCGGTATCCTGGCCTGGGCCATCGGCATGGGGATTGCCATTCGCCATGCAGGCGAAACCACCCGCACCGTCCTCGGCGACCTGTCCAACGGTGTCACTCTGATCGTGCGTCTGGTGATCCGCTTCGCCCCGCTGGGCATCTTCGGCCTGGTCGCCTCGACCCTGGCGACGTCCGGTTTCGGTGCCCTGCTCGGTTACCTGCACCTGCTGACCGTGCTGATCGGCTGCATGCTGTTCGTGGCGCTGGTGATCAACCCCCTCATCGTGTTCTGGAAGTTGCGTCGCAACCCATACCCGCTGGTATTCACCTGCCTGCGCGAGAGCGGCATCACCGCATTCTTCACCCGCAGCTCGGCGGCGAACATTCCAGTGAACCTGGAACTGAGCAAGCGCCTGGGCCTGCACGAAGATACCTATTCAGTGTCGATCCCACTGGGCGCGACCATCAACATGGCCGGCGCCGCCATCACCATCACCGTATTGACCCTGGCGGCCGTGCACACCCTGGGTATCACGGTGGACGTGCCGACTGCAGTGCTACTGAGCGTCGTCGCGGCCATTTGCGCCTGCGGTGCGTCCGGGGTCGCCGGCGGCTCGCTGTTGCTGATTCCCCTGGCCTGCAGCCTGTTCGGCATTCCCAGCGAAATCGCCATGCAAGTGGTCGCGGTGGGCTTCATCATCGGTGTCGTGCAGGACTCGGCCGAGACGGCGTTGAATTCCTCTACGGATGTGCTGTTCACGGCGGCGGCTTGCCTGGGTGAGGAAGAGAAGCTCGCGCGTACGGCGTAA
- a CDS encoding shikimate 5-dehydrogenase: MQINPNKDTQLCMSLSGRPGNFGLRFHNHLYEQLGLNFYYKAFSSQDLPGAVGGIRALGIRGCGVSMPFKEACIALVDELDPSAAAIQSINTIVNTNGHLKAYNTDYIAIAQLLQTHAVPQDSTFALRGSGGMAKAVASALRDGGYKKGVIVARNEAAGRALAGSLGYEWQAELGELRPQMLINVTPIGMTGGPEANQLAFEPDAIAAAETVFDVVAIPSETPLIMHARAEGKRVITGLEVIAIQALEQFVLYTGVRPDLAQFEKAVAFARS; this comes from the coding sequence ATGCAGATCAATCCCAACAAAGACACCCAACTGTGCATGTCCCTGTCGGGGCGCCCCGGAAATTTCGGCCTGCGTTTTCATAATCACCTGTATGAACAATTGGGCCTGAACTTCTATTACAAGGCGTTCAGCAGCCAGGACCTGCCCGGCGCTGTGGGGGGGATCCGCGCCTTGGGTATCCGTGGGTGCGGTGTGTCGATGCCGTTCAAGGAGGCCTGCATTGCCCTGGTCGATGAGCTGGATCCTTCCGCCGCGGCGATCCAGTCCATCAACACCATCGTCAACACCAACGGGCATTTGAAAGCCTACAACACCGACTACATTGCCATCGCTCAGTTGCTGCAAACCCACGCCGTGCCCCAGGACTCGACCTTTGCCCTGCGCGGTAGCGGCGGCATGGCCAAGGCTGTGGCCAGCGCCTTGCGCGACGGCGGCTACAAGAAGGGCGTGATCGTTGCCCGTAATGAAGCGGCCGGCCGTGCCCTGGCCGGGTCCCTGGGTTACGAGTGGCAAGCTGAACTGGGTGAGCTACGGCCACAGATGCTGATCAACGTCACGCCGATCGGCATGACTGGCGGCCCGGAAGCCAACCAATTGGCGTTCGAGCCTGACGCCATTGCAGCGGCCGAAACCGTGTTCGATGTCGTCGCGATCCCGTCCGAGACGCCACTGATCATGCACGCCCGGGCTGAAGGCAAACGGGTCATCACCGGGCTGGAAGTGATTGCGATCCAGGCCCTGGAGCAGTTCGTGCTGTACACGGGCGTGCGGCCAGACCTGGCGCAATTCGAAAAAGCCGTGGCGTTCGCCCGGTCCTGA
- the nhaR gene encoding transcriptional activator NhaR, with protein MLNYRQLHYFWVVAKTGSIVRACEQLNLTPQTISGQISLFEQTYNIKLFRRVGRQLELTEAGRQTLPYAEHMFQLGGELELMLRAQPNEQQALFRVGVADVVPKSIVYRLLAPTMELSEPLRITCREDKLERLLADLAIQRLDLVISDSPMPTHLDIKGYSQKLGECGISFFATGALAERYGQDFPRSLHDAPLLIPGPETVVRSRLQRWFAEQQIQPRIVGEFDDSALMQAFGQSGSGIFIGPSVIAEEVTRQYGVQVIGRTDAVSESFYAISVERKVSHPGIVAIAEGARRELFSA; from the coding sequence ATGCTCAATTATCGACAACTGCATTACTTCTGGGTGGTGGCGAAAACCGGAAGCATCGTGCGGGCCTGCGAGCAACTGAACCTCACCCCGCAAACCATCAGCGGGCAGATTTCCCTGTTCGAGCAGACCTATAACATCAAGTTGTTTCGCCGGGTCGGGAGGCAGCTGGAACTGACCGAAGCCGGCCGCCAGACGCTGCCCTATGCCGAACACATGTTTCAGTTGGGGGGTGAGTTGGAGCTGATGCTGCGGGCCCAGCCCAACGAGCAGCAGGCCCTGTTTCGGGTCGGGGTGGCGGATGTGGTACCCAAATCCATCGTTTATCGGTTGCTCGCCCCAACCATGGAGTTGAGTGAACCGCTGCGCATCACCTGTCGCGAGGACAAGCTCGAACGGCTGCTGGCGGACTTGGCGATCCAGCGCCTGGACCTGGTGATTTCCGACAGTCCGATGCCGACCCACCTGGACATCAAGGGCTATAGCCAGAAGCTGGGGGAATGCGGGATCAGCTTTTTCGCCACTGGCGCATTGGCCGAACGCTACGGACAGGATTTCCCCCGCAGCCTGCATGACGCGCCGCTGCTGATTCCCGGCCCGGAAACCGTGGTCCGCAGCCGCCTGCAACGCTGGTTCGCCGAGCAGCAGATCCAGCCGCGTATCGTCGGCGAATTCGACGACAGCGCGTTGATGCAGGCCTTCGGCCAATCAGGCAGTGGGATTTTCATCGGCCCGAGCGTGATCGCCGAAGAAGTGACGCGCCAATACGGCGTACAGGTGATTGGCCGGACCGATGCGGTGAGCGAGTCGTTCTATGCCATCTCCGTGGAACGCAAGGTCAGCCATCCGGGCATCGTCGCGATTGCCGAAGGGGCGCGCCGCGAACTGTTCAGCGCTTAA
- a CDS encoding nucleobase:cation symporter-2 family protein, protein MKTPHVLPPRPEDENLGVGANMAYGLQHVLTMYGGIVAVPLIIGQAAGLSPADIGLLIAASLFAGGLATLLQTLGLPFFGCQLPLVQGVSFSGVATMVAIVGSGGEGGFQAILGAVIAASLIGLLITPVFSRITRFFPPLVTGIVITTIGLTLMPVAARWAMGGNSHAADFGSMANIGLAAVTLVLVLLLSKMGNATISRLSILLAMVIGTVIAVFLGMADFSSVSQGPMFGFPTPFHFGMPTFHIAAILSMCIVIMVTLVETSADILAVGEIIDTKVDSRRLGNGLRADMLSSMIAPIFGSFTQSAFAQNVGLVAVTGIKSRFVVATGGLFLVVLGLLPFMGRVIAAVPTSVLGGAGIVLFGTVAASGIRTLSKVDYRNNVNLIIVATSIGFGMIPIAAPSFYDHFPSWFATIFHSGISSSAIMAIVLNLAFNHLTTGNSDQQSVFAAGTERVLRYQDLAALREGDYFSDGKLHDGDGNEIPVVTEPSHAPIGPGQVRLKSSEHV, encoded by the coding sequence ATGAAAACGCCCCATGTTTTACCCCCACGGCCCGAGGACGAAAACCTGGGTGTCGGTGCGAATATGGCTTACGGCCTGCAACATGTCTTGACCATGTACGGGGGGATCGTTGCGGTGCCGTTGATCATCGGCCAGGCGGCCGGGCTTTCACCGGCGGATATAGGTCTGTTGATTGCTGCGTCATTGTTTGCGGGGGGCTTGGCGACCTTGTTGCAAACCCTCGGCCTGCCGTTCTTTGGCTGTCAGTTGCCGCTGGTTCAGGGGGTGTCGTTTTCAGGCGTTGCCACCATGGTGGCGATTGTCGGCAGCGGCGGAGAAGGGGGCTTCCAGGCCATCCTGGGCGCGGTGATCGCTGCGTCCTTGATCGGTTTGCTGATTACCCCGGTGTTCTCGAGAATCACCCGGTTCTTTCCGCCGCTGGTCACCGGCATCGTGATTACCACCATCGGCCTGACGTTGATGCCCGTAGCGGCGCGTTGGGCAATGGGGGGCAATAGTCACGCCGCCGATTTCGGCAGCATGGCGAACATCGGCCTGGCTGCTGTCACGCTGGTGCTGGTGCTGTTATTGAGCAAAATGGGCAATGCCACCATCTCTCGATTATCGATTCTGCTGGCGATGGTCATCGGCACGGTCATCGCGGTGTTCCTCGGCATGGCGGACTTTTCATCCGTCAGTCAAGGCCCGATGTTCGGCTTCCCCACACCCTTTCACTTCGGTATGCCGACCTTCCACATCGCGGCGATCCTCTCGATGTGCATTGTGATCATGGTGACGCTGGTGGAAACCTCCGCCGACATTCTGGCCGTGGGCGAGATCATCGACACCAAAGTCGACTCCAGGCGTCTGGGCAACGGCTTGCGGGCCGATATGCTGTCGAGCATGATCGCTCCGATCTTCGGTTCCTTCACGCAGAGTGCCTTTGCCCAGAACGTCGGGCTGGTGGCGGTGACTGGGATCAAGAGCCGTTTCGTAGTGGCGACCGGCGGACTGTTCCTTGTGGTGCTCGGCCTGTTGCCCTTCATGGGCCGGGTGATCGCAGCGGTGCCAACCTCGGTACTGGGCGGCGCCGGTATCGTGCTGTTCGGCACCGTTGCCGCCAGCGGCATCCGGACCCTGTCGAAAGTCGACTACCGCAACAACGTGAACCTGATCATTGTCGCGACCTCAATCGGCTTCGGCATGATTCCTATCGCCGCACCGAGTTTCTACGATCATTTCCCGAGCTGGTTCGCGACGATCTTTCACTCGGGCATCAGTTCCTCGGCCATCATGGCAATCGTGCTGAACCTGGCGTTCAACCATCTCACCACGGGCAACTCCGACCAGCAGTCAGTCTTTGCCGCCGGCACCGAGCGAGTATTGCGCTACCAGGACCTGGCTGCGCTGCGTGAAGGTGATTACTTCAGTGACGGCAAGTTGCACGATGGTGATGGCAATGAGATCCCCGTGGTGACGGAACCTTCCCACGCGCCTATAGGCCCGGGCCAGGTTCGACTGAAAAGCAGCGAGCATGTCTGA
- the pbpG gene encoding D-alanyl-D-alanine endopeptidase, with the protein MKIRLSILSLFIAFTGTFITQNVDAQETIAAPRDTSKLQVASGSAILLDLQTDKVVYSSNPDVVVPIASVTKLMTGLIVLDAKQNLDEYISITIANTPEMKGVFSRVKLNSELSRRDVLLIALMSSENRAAASLAHHYPGGYAAFIAAMNAKAKSLGMSSTHYVEPTGLSIHNVSTARDLTKLLIAARKYPLLSELSTTKEKTVTFRKPVYSLGFRNTDHLVHKANWDIQLTKTGFTNQAGHCLVLVTKMGNRPMALVILDAFGKYTHFADASRIRSWVETGKSAKVPAVALQYKAAKNLKSRQSGVVEASQ; encoded by the coding sequence GTGAAAATCCGTCTTTCGATCCTTAGCCTGTTCATCGCTTTCACAGGCACCTTCATCACGCAAAATGTCGATGCGCAGGAAACCATCGCGGCCCCACGAGACACGTCAAAGCTGCAAGTCGCCTCAGGCAGTGCGATCCTCTTGGATCTGCAAACGGATAAAGTCGTTTATTCCAGTAACCCGGACGTGGTCGTACCGATCGCGTCGGTGACCAAGTTGATGACCGGTTTGATCGTGCTGGATGCCAAACAGAACCTGGATGAATACATTTCCATCACCATCGCCAACACGCCAGAGATGAAAGGTGTGTTTTCCCGAGTGAAGCTCAACAGCGAACTGTCGCGCCGGGATGTGTTGCTGATCGCCCTGATGTCCTCGGAAAACCGCGCCGCCGCCAGCCTCGCCCATCATTACCCAGGCGGTTACGCGGCGTTCATCGCGGCCATGAACGCCAAGGCCAAGTCGCTGGGCATGAGCAGCACTCATTATGTCGAGCCCACCGGCCTGTCGATTCACAACGTTTCCACCGCCAGAGACTTGACCAAGCTGCTGATCGCCGCCCGTAAGTATCCGCTGCTGAGCGAACTGAGCACCACCAAGGAAAAGACCGTCACCTTCCGTAAACCGGTATATAGCCTGGGCTTTCGTAACACCGACCATTTAGTCCATAAGGCCAATTGGGACATTCAGTTGACCAAGACCGGGTTTACCAACCAGGCCGGCCACTGCCTGGTACTGGTCACGAAAATGGGGAATCGTCCGATGGCATTGGTGATTCTGGATGCCTTCGGTAAGTACACCCACTTCGCCGATGCCAGCCGAATTCGTAGTTGGGTCGAAACCGGCAAGAGCGCCAAGGTGCCGGCGGTAGCCCTTCAATACAAGGCGGCGAAGAATCTCAAGAGCCGCCAGAGTGGTGTTGTGGAGGCTTCTCAGTAA
- a CDS encoding TerC family protein — protein MDYLLQLAASPTAWIALATLVVMEIVLGIDNLIFISILTNKLPEQHRAKARRIGISMALILRLGLLSTIAFIVQLTEPVIEILGHAFSWKDMILIAGGLFLLWKATTEIHHSMDPAPDDPKSASSGVTLGFAAAIGQILMLDLVFSIDSIITAVGMTEHLPIMIIAVVVSVLVMLLAAEPLAKFINDNPTVVMLALGFLIMIGMTLIAEGFGAHVPKGYIYAAMAFSAAIEVLNMMSRRRREKALVNKA, from the coding sequence ATGGATTATCTTCTGCAACTCGCTGCCAGCCCCACCGCCTGGATTGCCCTGGCTACGCTGGTCGTCATGGAAATCGTGCTTGGCATCGATAACCTGATCTTCATTTCGATCCTGACCAACAAACTGCCCGAACAGCATCGTGCCAAGGCCCGACGCATCGGTATCAGCATGGCGTTGATCCTGCGCCTGGGCTTGTTGAGTACCATTGCGTTCATTGTGCAGTTGACTGAGCCTGTCATCGAAATCCTCGGCCATGCATTCTCTTGGAAGGACATGATCCTGATCGCAGGCGGCCTGTTCCTGCTGTGGAAAGCCACTACCGAGATCCATCACAGCATGGACCCCGCGCCGGATGATCCTAAATCGGCCTCGTCTGGCGTGACCCTGGGCTTTGCTGCCGCAATCGGTCAGATCCTGATGCTGGACCTGGTGTTTTCCATCGACAGCATCATCACGGCTGTGGGCATGACCGAGCACCTGCCCATCATGATCATTGCCGTGGTGGTCTCGGTACTGGTGATGCTGCTGGCGGCCGAGCCCCTGGCTAAATTCATCAATGACAACCCGACGGTGGTCATGCTGGCGTTGGGCTTCCTGATCATGATCGGCATGACGCTCATCGCTGAAGGCTTTGGCGCCCATGTGCCTAAAGGCTACATCTACGCGGCCATGGCGTTCTCGGCGGCGATCGAGGTGTTGAACATGATGTCCCGCCGACGCCGGGAAAAGGCGTTGGTCAACAAAGCCTGA
- a CDS encoding DUF480 domain-containing protein, with protein MSIEEQSQAEEPRLNSTEIRILGALVEKQATNPETYPLTLNALVLACNQKTSREPVMNLNPGQVGQSLRALEGRGFTRLVMGSRADRWEHRVEKALELVPAQVILMGLLFLRGPQTVNELLTRSGRMHDFEDTEQVVHQLERLIARGLALLIPRQAGQREDRYMHAMGDPADIEAILAARQHPAERGVGGVSLERFEELEARVAALEERLARLE; from the coding sequence ATGAGCATAGAAGAACAAAGCCAGGCAGAAGAGCCTCGGCTCAACAGCACGGAAATCCGCATCCTCGGCGCGCTGGTCGAGAAGCAGGCCACCAACCCCGAGACCTACCCGCTGACCCTTAACGCCTTGGTACTGGCCTGCAACCAGAAGACCAGCCGTGAACCGGTGATGAACCTCAACCCGGGCCAGGTCGGCCAGAGCCTGCGGGCACTGGAAGGCCGCGGCTTTACCCGGCTGGTGATGGGCAGCCGCGCCGACCGTTGGGAACACCGGGTCGAGAAGGCTTTGGAGTTGGTGCCGGCCCAGGTCATTCTGATGGGGTTGCTGTTCCTGCGTGGCCCGCAAACCGTCAATGAGCTGCTGACCCGCAGCGGCCGCATGCACGACTTCGAGGACACCGAACAAGTGGTGCACCAGCTTGAACGCCTGATCGCCCGTGGGCTGGCGCTGCTGATACCGCGCCAGGCCGGCCAGCGCGAAGATCGCTACATGCACGCCATGGGCGACCCGGCGGACATCGAGGCAATCCTCGCCGCCCGCCAGCACCCCGCCGAACGCGGTGTCGGCGGCGTGTCACTGGAACGCTTCGAAGAACTCGAGGCGCGGGTCGCGGCGCTGGAGGAGCGCCTGGCGCGCCTGGAATAA
- a CDS encoding DUF1993 domain-containing protein: protein MTISLYAASVPVFKQMLNALSDVLNKAEAHATAKNIDPNAFLQARLYPDMFPLVRQVQIAVDFAKGVSARLAELEVPKYEDSETTFAELQALITKVLAFIDGISPEQIDGKEGIEIVTRPGTPKEKRFTGQNYLLTYGLPQFFFHVTTAYALLRHNGVEVGKRDYMGAF, encoded by the coding sequence ATGACTATTTCCCTGTACGCCGCTTCCGTCCCGGTTTTCAAGCAGATGCTCAACGCCCTGAGTGATGTGCTGAACAAGGCCGAAGCCCACGCCACGGCGAAAAACATCGACCCGAACGCCTTCCTGCAAGCCCGCCTGTACCCGGACATGTTCCCGCTGGTGCGCCAGGTGCAGATCGCTGTGGACTTCGCCAAAGGCGTATCCGCGCGCCTGGCCGAGCTTGAAGTGCCGAAGTATGAAGACAGCGAGACCACCTTTGCCGAGCTGCAAGCCTTGATCACCAAGGTGCTGGCCTTCATCGACGGCATCAGCCCCGAGCAGATCGATGGCAAGGAAGGCATCGAAATCGTCACCCGCCCGGGCACGCCGAAGGAAAAACGCTTTACCGGCCAAAACTACCTACTGACCTATGGCCTGCCGCAGTTCTTCTTCCACGTCACCACCGCTTACGCATTGCTGCGCCACAACGGTGTGGAAGTGGGCAAGCGCGACTACATGGGCGCGTTCTAA
- a CDS encoding arylamine N-acetyltransferase: MSQPRLSDIGRYLQRLGFDSPPPPTLETLRQLQGRHTAEFPFETLSTLLRQPVPIDLESVERKVFEQGRGGYCYELNQLFLALLQALGFVARGITGRVVMNAPEGAWTARTHRLSLVMFDGVRYITDVGFGGMVPTAPLLLDSRDTQLTPHEPYRIEVHEDGYLLRANVAGEWRPMYLFDLQRQQDIDYTVGNWYVCNHPESPFMGRLMVARTGDGLRKTLNGNSYAVHRMGQESERRLINDADELIDLLENEFGLRVPPRELLRPAVEGLFQQ; encoded by the coding sequence ATGAGCCAACCTCGACTGAGCGATATCGGCCGTTATCTGCAACGGCTGGGCTTCGATTCGCCGCCGCCACCGACCCTTGAGACCTTGCGTCAGCTTCAAGGGCGCCACACGGCTGAGTTTCCTTTTGAAACCCTCTCGACGCTGCTGCGTCAGCCGGTGCCCATTGACCTCGAATCGGTCGAGCGAAAAGTCTTCGAACAAGGGCGCGGTGGCTATTGCTATGAACTCAATCAACTGTTCCTGGCGCTGTTGCAGGCGCTGGGCTTCGTCGCCCGAGGCATCACCGGACGGGTGGTAATGAATGCCCCCGAGGGCGCCTGGACTGCCCGAACGCACCGCCTCAGCCTGGTGATGTTCGACGGCGTGCGCTACATCACGGATGTGGGTTTCGGTGGCATGGTGCCCACCGCGCCACTGCTGTTGGACAGCCGCGACACCCAGCTCACCCCCCACGAACCGTACCGCATCGAGGTCCACGAGGACGGTTACCTGTTGCGTGCCAACGTCGCGGGCGAGTGGCGACCCATGTACCTGTTCGATCTGCAGCGCCAGCAGGACATCGACTACACCGTCGGCAATTGGTACGTCTGCAATCACCCCGAATCGCCCTTCATGGGCCGGTTGATGGTGGCCCGCACGGGTGACGGGTTGCGCAAGACCCTTAACGGCAACAGCTATGCCGTCCACCGGATGGGGCAGGAGAGCGAGCGACGACTCATCAACGACGCAGACGAATTGATTGACCTGCTGGAAAATGAGTTCGGCTTGCGTGTACCCCCCAGGGAGCTCCTGCGGCCCGCAGTCGAGGGGTTGTTCCAGCAATGA
- a CDS encoding peptidase C39 family protein: MLPVISSFRSLVLATACLVALAGCAGSVSPEIKRLPERVELNSVPFFRGEMYQGAPQSLAALLTLQGTVITPGLLEKPLHLPGGEAGLQQNMQTLAREYGLVVYPLDDKLPALLEQVAAGYPVLLRYTGGTAFWSGPRYGILAGYNRQKQTVLLRSGMNRRQLMSFSAFESAFKSAGGWAVLVQRPTQLPANVSSQRWLKAAGELAGAGQEQEAARATKALNTAH; encoded by the coding sequence ATGTTGCCGGTAATTTCCTCTTTTCGATCACTGGTACTGGCGACGGCTTGCCTGGTAGCCCTGGCGGGTTGCGCGGGCAGTGTGTCGCCCGAGATCAAACGCCTGCCTGAGCGGGTAGAGCTCAACAGCGTGCCGTTTTTTCGCGGTGAAATGTACCAAGGCGCCCCGCAGTCCCTGGCTGCCCTGTTGACGTTGCAAGGCACAGTGATCACGCCGGGGCTGCTGGAGAAGCCTTTGCACCTGCCGGGAGGCGAAGCCGGTTTGCAGCAGAATATGCAAACCCTGGCGCGGGAATATGGGTTGGTGGTGTACCCACTCGACGACAAGCTGCCGGCACTGTTGGAGCAGGTTGCGGCGGGCTACCCCGTGTTGCTGCGCTACACCGGCGGAACGGCGTTCTGGTCCGGGCCGCGCTATGGGATTCTCGCTGGCTACAACCGGCAGAAGCAGACGGTCTTGCTGCGATCAGGCATGAACCGGCGGCAGCTGATGAGCTTCAGCGCGTTCGAATCAGCCTTCAAGAGCGCAGGTGGCTGGGCAGTGTTGGTCCAGCGTCCTACGCAGCTCCCTGCCAATGTCAGTTCGCAGCGCTGGCTGAAAGCAGCGGGTGAGCTGGCTGGGGCAGGGCAGGAGCAAGAGGCGGCGCGGGCCACCAAGGCCCTGAACACCGCCCACTGA
- a CDS encoding MFS transporter, with product MLLPIFLLSAAGFTVLTTEFIIVGLLPSIARDLQVTIPQAGLLVTLFAFTVAAFGPFLTAWFARFERRKLFISVLVMFGLANTLAALAPNIWVMAIARLIPALGLPVFWALASETAVDIVGPEYAGRAIARIGFGIVCATVFGIPVGTLISDAFGWRSAFAILAVVAFAKALLLFIYLPKTNLHQHQVSLRAQFKILRSPLMQGHVLLSILVFSGMFTAYTYLADILERLAGFDGMLVGWCLMGFGAVGLLGNSLGGRAVDRHPLIASMVFCLFMIGGMVALVPSIHSTLGLAAAMGIWGVTQAALFLVSHVRLMKAAPEAPAFAASLNIAGANLGIGLGALVGGRVIDTLGLGSVGFAAAGFILVSILLTLLLMTFKPRAACADG from the coding sequence ATGTTGTTGCCCATTTTCCTGTTGTCGGCCGCCGGTTTTACGGTGTTGACCACGGAATTCATCATCGTTGGCCTGTTGCCGTCCATCGCCCGCGACCTGCAAGTCACCATCCCCCAAGCCGGGCTGCTGGTGACATTGTTCGCGTTTACGGTGGCGGCATTCGGGCCGTTTCTGACTGCCTGGTTCGCCCGCTTCGAGCGACGAAAGCTGTTTATCAGCGTGCTGGTGATGTTCGGCCTGGCCAACACGCTGGCGGCCCTGGCGCCCAACATCTGGGTGATGGCCATCGCCCGGTTGATTCCCGCCCTGGGCCTGCCGGTGTTCTGGGCGCTGGCCAGTGAAACAGCGGTGGACATTGTCGGGCCGGAATACGCCGGGCGGGCTATTGCCCGGATCGGGTTCGGCATCGTCTGTGCCACGGTGTTCGGCATTCCAGTGGGTACGCTGATTTCCGATGCGTTCGGCTGGCGCAGCGCTTTTGCGATCCTGGCGGTTGTCGCCTTCGCCAAAGCTTTGCTGCTGTTTATCTATCTGCCAAAAACCAACCTGCACCAACATCAGGTGAGCTTGCGTGCGCAATTCAAGATCCTGCGCAGCCCCTTGATGCAAGGGCATGTGCTGCTGTCGATCCTGGTGTTCAGCGGCATGTTCACCGCCTACACCTATCTGGCAGACATTCTTGAGCGCCTGGCCGGTTTCGACGGCATGTTGGTGGGCTGGTGCCTGATGGGCTTCGGCGCCGTGGGGCTGTTGGGCAATTCCCTGGGCGGCCGTGCGGTGGACCGGCATCCATTGATTGCGTCGATGGTGTTCTGCCTGTTCATGATTGGCGGCATGGTGGCATTGGTGCCGAGCATTCATTCGACCCTCGGGCTGGCTGCGGCAATGGGCATCTGGGGGGTGACCCAGGCAGCCTTGTTTCTGGTCAGCCACGTGCGGCTGATGAAGGCCGCGCCTGAGGCGCCGGCCTTTGCCGCGTCGCTGAACATCGCCGGTGCCAACCTGGGCATTGGGCTGGGGGCGTTGGTCGGTGGACGGGTCATCGATACCCTGGGCTTGGGCAGCGTCGGTTTTGCTGCGGCCGGGTTCATCCTCGTATCGATCCTGCTGACCTTGTTGCTGATGACCTTCAAGCCTCGCGCCGCCTGCGCGGACGGTTAA